A segment of the Phalacrocorax aristotelis chromosome 5, bGulAri2.1, whole genome shotgun sequence genome:
GTCTTGTGGTTGAccactttcctttttaacaTAGGCAGTAAAGGAAGTAACGAGTCTGTATTCAATCAAATCATGgggaaaactgaagttttcaaaTTAAAGTCCCTCTATATGGCAGATATGTACAATCCATTAGCTAGTAACAGTGTGGTAAATAATCCCCCTCCTGGGTATACCAGTTCCCATATACCAGCAGTGATTCTAGAGCATGAAATAAAACCTTTACCTTGGCTTCTGATGCAAAACCCAAATACAGATCTTAAAGCGACATCCCTGTTCAGCAGTTccatgcatttattttgaaCGTCCTCAAgtcctatctttttttttttagccattCGTAACACACTCAACATTGTTACACCTGAGCAttgacatggaaaaaaaacaaaaacaaaaacaaaacaaaaaaaccccaacaaaccaaacacatttttgtaaACTATCAAGAGTAACAAAAATTGACAAGTATAAATCCCTTCAAAATAGTAAAACAATTTCATATATCTatatgggaaggaaaagaagcttAAGACAGAAATTATGtagaagatgaaagaaagggaagaaaaataaaattaatgaataaagCAAGGGGAGCAAACAGTAAAAGGGAAGTCAGATTTTCAGACTTGGAGATAGGGTTGTGAGTCACAGGTCAGCAGAGATCAAGAAATGAAGTTACTAAGAACTGGGAAAAGAACAAGGACTGATGCAGAAGGAAACCTCTAGACCACTACAAAATTAGCCCAAACTTATTGACTCCAAAGGGGCCAAATACTTCACCTTGATCCTGAAAATACCTTAGTCATGCACACAGCTAAGTAACTTGCATTAGCACCACCACTGCTGCAGGGTGAAATATGCCAGCATGAAGAAAGGACACCTCCTCCAGGTTCCAGTAAAGAAGCACAAGAGCTTTCCCCAACCCCTTTCCCTGCAAAACGGATGTGATGTACCTTGAAATCCCATCTCACCATCAGTTCTCTCTTCCCTCATTATGGACATCTGTGCACCCCGCTGGGACAGATGATATGCTGGCAGCAGGATTTACAAGATCACAGAAAAAATCAGTCTGCTAAAGTTGCCATTTATGTAGAAAGGTTCTCTGCATGTATAGATGAAGGCCTCTTAGGTTTCACTTATCTTAAAACCCCACAGTAACACAGAAAACTTACTTTAGCTTTAACAGATATCTCTGCAGAACCACCTTATTTTTGCAATTAGGAGGAGacatttttccaaacaaatcAAGGATCCCAGGACCTCTAGAACTATGAGTACAAAAGAACAATCTCCTGAATTAGCATATGAAGCAGCTAATTACAATTCTTATctataaaagtaattttccttaTTTCACATACAAAGATGCTACAATGTATAATTAGAGCAAGACATTCATCTCACTTAAATTTAACTTCGGTAACATGATTCCAAGGCTACTCACTGCACCAATTCATTGCTTACATATGCAAAGGAGCTTGACAGAGGGCTGGTGCAAGTCTTCTGCTATTGTACCGGCCTGTTTATAAGTCAAATCGCTATTCTCATTACCTTGGTAGTGCAGTTGATTCAAGGCATGGCTAACCAGGGTGCTGCTTTGGTGGCACACTTGACCTAACATCCTCTAAGGAGCCACAGATCCTTGATGTCTTTTCCTACTTGGAGAAGAGCATGGGGTGGGAAGCAgctggttttaaactgaatgaGATTTGTACGATGTGTGGCCCATTAAGTAATTAATACAGATGCAAATGAGGGGGGTAAACAGTACTTGGAGGGTGGGAAGGCATCCCATGAAATCACACCAGCAGTCCCAAGCAGCTATTCAGAACAGTTTGCAAGAACCCAACTGGCATATCAATAGCACGTTGGGTCATACTCCTTCTCCAGAGCTGTCAATTTATTTTGGATCAcaagaaaacaacaataaataTAGAGAAATGCCTTCCTGTCTTTCTCGGAAGAGGGATACTGCTGGGGACAGGCTGCTGGGACAGCGAATAAGCATAGGATTTAGAATATAGCTGCTTGCAATACTGATTTTGAGCGGGACAGGAGGACTGTTCTTTTCTGTCATAAAGGAAATACTGACCTTTCACTATTACTTGctaaataaggaaaaagttcttcaacTACTGCTTTTGAAAGCAGGCTAGCTCTGAATTCACAGTAATGCACAAACCTGGGCTACAGGCTGCATGTTCCACTAGGTATCGAACAGAAAATCCACCGAGCGTTTGGAGCTATGGAGCTGTTCTGAAAGACCAAAGTCTCATACACTGCGAGTGGTGCTCACCAAAGCACATATCAGCAGACTGTCCCTGCTCAAAACAAATGGGTAATATCATAGCAGCAAATATGAATCTTGATATTAGTTTATCTCATGATTTCTTAGTTTCATGTTAGGCTTCATGAAAAAGACTGTTTTTGGTATTTTGCTGTCTTTGAAAGTCAAAACCAATGAAAGGAACAAACTAGATCTTACCTTGTATCTGTTAGATATTGTAGGGAAAATACTAAAAATGGTTTTCAATTGTGTAACTTTACAAGAGATGTATTTTTTAGGGAATTCCTCCTGAGACACTgtcccctccctctctcttttggCACACATTTCACTCAAATGCTAGCTGGCATacaatattaaattattaagtTTGGAATATAACATCTATCAGCTCCCTTTATCTTCAGGATGATTTATCCCTTGATGTGCATATACTCAAGCAAAAACCAAAGAGGTAAAGAACACTATGACCTTCTCCACGGTACTTGCCCAATTCCAGAAGTCAGGGACCAGCTGCCAAAAGAGGCACCAAGCAGCTGATGTTCAAGAATGGATTTATAGTACATCAGCTATTCTTCACTGCCTGTCCATGTTCCTGCTCCTACCCTAGTTTCACTGAGAGCTGGCCAGTTACTGTAGGATAAATCTGGTACACGGACAGTTAGTTAAGACTGGAGTTGTCATAATTTCTCCATCTGTGACTTAGCTTTGAAAAGGACTTCTCTTAcagatgctttgttttctgaagtggaAAAGCTGGTTAAAAACAGCTCACCATTAATTCCCTCAACCATCCAGAAGGATTTCCATTAGAAACAAACTCGTatgaaaaatactggaaatgcTGGCATGTGCCTAATTTAACTCAGAGTTGCTTACAGATCCATCCACGAGTATAGGTGAGGTCTGGCAAgcacatttaattatttatatttgaatGCTAAATacacttaaatacattttaaggaCTTTCAATATTAAATGGTATATTACAGTTGCAAGTATAGCAGAGGCAAGTCTTCACACTGCTACATAGTaagaagaaatgcttttaaGATCTATGACTTCTTAGATTAGCATTTAGTGTAAACCCTTAAGAAGGACAACTGCTAATACTTACAGAAACCATACTGGAACTGTTGTAAGTTAGAGAGATGCCATATGGAAAGAGTTACAGGTTTACAGTCCTATTACAGGTTTACAGTTACAGGTGCCATCACATATTAAAGGTCCTCAAACACCAAGGCTGCCCATTCCTAGTAAGCTAGCACTTCTAGCTACATAGGACAATGCAATAAATTTAAagcaagctgcagaaaaatgtttttgaaattatatgatttaaataaatatttatgcaggTTTATAAACAGTGCTCTGGGCAGGCAATTTTAAgtataaaatatgtttatttcaaTTATATACAGCTCAGTACATTTTGATACACATCTTGAAGTTTTGCAGTCTGTGCTCCAACTTTGTAACATCAACACAAATACAGCCTTCCATagtcaccccccaccccaactcAACTTGCATTCCCTTGGGATACTCATTGCTTAAAACAactttaaatgaatttttagtTACGCAAGACATGCTCTTCCTCCCAAGCACTAGCAaagatgcaaaaagaaatatacCAATGGAGTCAAAGTGTCTAATTTATGCCAGCAATTCAAAGCACTCCAGCTTTTCAAAAAGGCACGGGGGCTAGTATatagaacaaaaataatctatGGTCTGCTATCAAACAAGAATTAGGACATGCAAAGTTATCTTCTCtccagaaaggaagaggaaagattttttcAAAGATAAAAGCATTCCTTCAGAATCatagtttgcaaaaaaaatgtaacacagTAAGAAAGtgcaattttaaacaaaattcttcttggaaaaataagatattttatatattaatagGTAGACAGTACTTGATAGCAAACCTAAGCACAAATTACAGTGTGTATTGAcactttctttagaaaaaataaaaaacccgTGTGAGACACGGTATAAAAGGCCTACTGTGGTGCAAAGTGCCTAGATGAAGTAAACATGTATAAATTTATTCCTTTCAGCAAACTAAGACAGTATGTTGCACTTTCTTCAAAGTGTATATTGTTCTTCCAACGTGTTTAGACTAAGCAGATTCACAATGATCTAACTATAGTTTGGATTCTGACCATATTAGAAATACACACAAAATGGAATGagtatatcttttttttcacctagtaaaaaaataaattggttcCTAGGCTTTAATCCTTCAGGAAGAAGTTTCAACATCAGATCAGTGCTGCTGATCTACTGAGTTCCTTCATGAAGTGTTAATGTACTTATGGTAGATCTAATGCGCGTAAGTACAGATAAGTATGTGCATAATTCACAAAGGTCCAATGCACTTAAGTACATTCAAGACATCTATAATCTAGGCtaggaaaaaacagaatttcataCAGAAATTCCTCCATAGCAGTTATCCTAAAAGTACACGCTATAAGTACTTTAATTGCAAGATAGTCTGAACAGTTGATTTGTGAAGCTTGCTCTTTTGGTAATAAACTTTAATCTTGAGACACAGCAAAACTAAACCCACACACGATTTCTTGTGGCTAGGAATGTCAGTGAATAACTTAATACTTGCCTCATTACCACTTACATAACATTGTATTATGATGAGAGTTacctagaaagaaaaaaccttgaGAGTATTCCTAAGTATCGTGCAAAGTGCATTTTTCTGTACTGGGACTAATCAAATGGCATGTAACTCGTGTAGTCTTGAGATTTTGAACTTAGGATATTGTACAGTCATCTCTAGATTTACCCTTATTCCTTTTACCAGCCTGCAAATCCTCCTTGCTTTCATCCCTATTATTGCCAGCACTTTCCAAATCCTGTTCCAAAGCATTTTCATCTGATAATCTTTCATCTGATGCTTTCATTTCATCTTCTGTCACATCAGTCTTCTCATCAGTTTTCCATGACGCTTCCACTTGCAAACATCCTGTTTCTTCAGGCTCATCTCCTTTTTTATGCTGCAAGCTGTCATCTTCAGTCAAGGCATCTTCAGTTTCTATTTTGTCTGTTCGGGCAGTTTTTCCAACAGCACCATTTGCTACATCACCCTCTCCTTTCTGTGTATCAGCTTTCTCTCCATCACATTTTTCATCACTTTCTAGTGTCTGTTTTGACTCCTCATCAAAATCGTATGCATCACCATCATCTTCCAATCTTCCCTCTGTTTGACCCTCCAATTTAACTTGTTCACTAATATTTTCATCCTGCTCAGCTTTCTGTGCCAGGGAATTATTTGCACCTTCCTGAGAAGCAAATCCACCACCATGGTGGTATGCAAGCTCTAACTctttctcagtttctttcagtgtttctgtatCAACTTTGTTTTCAGTAGTTACACTAACATCTACAGCTGACTCCTCTTTAGATTTGCCTTCCTCTTGTTGAACTACATTCTGCGCTTCACCttcaaaaggaatatttttctctcccgCTGTATCACCTGTTGTTTCTTCACTACACTGGACCGTTTGACCTTCTACCTTTGGCTTTAAATCTTCTACGCATTCTGTCCtacattccttttctttcccagactTATCCTCTATTTCCGCTTCTGACTCCTgaattttgtcttctgaaagaCTTGGGTCTAAAATGATTTCCTGAGTCATTACCTCTTTCACAGCCTCTGTGTCTGGAtttgcctgctgcagcacactTCCTTTTACCTCAGTAATACAGTCTACAGCCTCCACAGATGCCTTATCTTGCTCGCCTGTTTCTGCAGAATCTGAACACATCTCCAACTCTTCTATTAATACTTCCTTCTGGCCATCCTTCTCAGGTATAACATTTTCAAGTTCAGTTTTATCTTGCATATTTTGTTCCTCTGATGATGCTGAAGAACTGCCCTCTGAAGAAACTGGTTGGACGCATGCCTGATCTCCTCCACCTTCCTTTTCACTGGTCTCTGCTGGGACACCACTTTCACATGGCTCCGTCCCCTCCAGACCCACAGACTCTCTTTCCCTCGCCTGACCCTGAACTGTGTTCACcacctcattttcttcttcagctctATCACCTCTTGTCTTACCAATTCTTCCATCAGTACAGTCTTGGCTTTCACCAAGGTTTTCCTCCAAGACAGTTGTAACCTTCTTTTCAGCACTTTCCTCTGAGTGCTGGAGTCCCTCAGTGTGACATTCTACATTTACGTCTTCACTAAGCAAGGCTGCTACTGTAACCTCTGGTAGCCCTGCCTGATTAGAAACCACCTCGCAGCTCTCACTTGTAATGTCAGCTTCCTGATCCATTTCATTATCACTCAGGCCATGGCTAGTTTTAAgatcctttctttcttcctgttcagGTGCAGCTTTTTCCAGTTCATGATCTGTACCTAAGACACTAGGCATTTCCTGAGGAGTCTCAAAAATCTGATGACCTTGCAGAGAGCCCACCTCTGAGTTCTGATTTGTCCTTGCATTTAAGTCATGGTGTTCAGCCTGCACACTAACAGGCTGTTGGACTGCTGTGCCTGCAGATTCGGTCTCCTTTCTCAAATCATCTGTGTCACTATCATCATTTGAAGAAGCTCTCCCTGATACATGTTCTGTAAGGCTTTGAATTTGTTCTGTAAACCTGCTATCTGGTAACATCACTGTTGACAGGGCATCACATTCTTCAAccattttttctgcctttgcattTTCATCAGCATGCAATGTCTGTAATTCCTGctcctcagactcctctttGTGTTCCTCATGCTCAGTATTCTGCAAGATCTCTCTTTTCCCCATATCCtccaaaatctcatttttcatgTCCACTTCATTGGCTTTGCCTAAAAGACCATTGAGAAAGTTGAAGGGACCACACCATAGCACTTACCTCCCCACTTAAAACCCAAAAGAGAATGAATCAAAGAATAGGTTAATAAAAGATCAGCTTTTGCCAATTACGTGAGGCAAAGCAGCAATTGAATTAGTAAGGGTTCAGGGTTTTTGATCAGTGAAATTCACCACCACCCTCTCAAAGCAAGAAGTCTCTGGTGCAGGCTTGTGTTTTTGTAAAGTACAAGATTTATGCTCTTGGCTACGTGAATTATAGCTTTTGTAGATGAGAACA
Coding sequences within it:
- the LRRFIP1 gene encoding leucine-rich repeat flightless-interacting protein 1 isoform X2; amino-acid sequence: MEAAADCLSPAARQQAEARLAAKRAARAEAREIRMKELERQQKEIYQVQKKYYGLDTKWGDIEQWMEDSERYSRRARRNASASDEDERMSVGSRGSLRSNLEYTSTYPVAGLENDRTKKKNYSKATNGYEEDMYGSSQSRKSSRASYYSDLGLHNSGYACTSQPSCQNGNWASVYDESVHSGSRRYSASSSRAPSEYSCYLGSGSRASSRASSARASPVIEERPEKDFEKGARTVSSLSAATLASLGGTSSRRGSGDTSVSADTEASIREIKDIYELKDQIQDVEGKYMQGLKEMKDSLAEVEEKYKKAMVSNAQLDNEKTNFMYQVDTLKDALLELEEQLAESRRQYEEKSKEFEREKHAHSILQFQFMEIKEALKQREEMLAEIQQLQQKQQSYVREISDLQETIEWKDKKIGALERQKDFFDSIRSERDDLRDEVVVLKEQLKKHGIIPDSDVATNGETPDILDNEGHLDSSKTVPGTAQTLKAGGDGMLGKANEVDMKNEILEDMGKREILQNTEHEEHKEESEEQELQTLHADENAKAEKMVEECDALSTVMLPDSRFTEQIQSLTEHVSGRASSNDDSDTDDLRKETESAGTAVQQPVSVQAEHHDLNARTNQNSEVGSLQGHQIFETPQEMPSVLGTDHELEKAAPEQEERKDLKTSHGLSDNEMDQEADITSESCEVVSNQAGLPEVTVAALLSEDVNVECHTEGLQHSEESAEKKVTTVLEENLGESQDCTDGRIGKTRGDRAEEENEVVNTVQGQARERESVGLEGTEPCESGVPAETSEKEGGGDQACVQPVSSEGSSSASSEEQNMQDKTELENVIPEKDGQKEVLIEELEMCSDSAETGEQDKASVEAVDCITEVKGSVLQQANPDTEAVKEVMTQEIILDPSLSEDKIQESEAEIEDKSGKEKECRTECVEDLKPKVEGQTVQCSEETTGDTAGEKNIPFEGEAQNVVQQEEGKSKEESAVDVSVTTENKVDTETLKETEKELELAYHHGGGFASQEGANNSLAQKAEQDENISEQVKLEGQTEGRLEDDGDAYDFDEESKQTLESDEKCDGEKADTQKGEGDVANGAVGKTARTDKIETEDALTEDDSLQHKKGDEPEETGCLQVEASWKTDEKTDVTEDEMKASDERLSDENALEQDLESAGNNRDESKEDLQAGKRNKGKSRDDCTIS
- the LRRFIP1 gene encoding leucine-rich repeat flightless-interacting protein 1 isoform X5, giving the protein MGTQGAGRKRLPNRERLTAEDDALNQIAREAEARLAAKRAARAEAREIRMKELERQQKEIEERPEKDFEKGARTVSSLSAATLASLGGTSSRRGSGDTSVSADTEASIREIKDSLAEVEEKYKKAMVSNAQLDNEKTNFMYQVDTLKDALLELEEQLAESRRQYEEKSKEFEREKHAHSILQFQFMEIKEALKQREEMLAEIQQLQQKQQSYVREISDLQETIEWKDKKIGALERQKDFFDSIRSERDDLRDEVVVLKEQLKKHGIIPDSDVATNGETPDILDNEGHLDSSKTVPGTAQTLKAGGDGMLGKANEVDMKNEILEDMGKREILQNTEHEEHKEESEEQELQTLHADENAKAEKMVEECDALSTVMLPDSRFTEQIQSLTEHVSGRASSNDDSDTDDLRKETESAGTAVQQPVSVQAEHHDLNARTNQNSEVGSLQGHQIFETPQEMPSVLGTDHELEKAAPEQEERKDLKTSHGLSDNEMDQEADITSESCEVVSNQAGLPEVTVAALLSEDVNVECHTEGLQHSEESAEKKVTTVLEENLGESQDCTDGRIGKTRGDRAEEENEVVNTVQGQARERESVGLEGTEPCESGVPAETSEKEGGGDQACVQPVSSEGSSSASSEEQNMQDKTELENVIPEKDGQKEVLIEELEMCSDSAETGEQDKASVEAVDCITEVKGSVLQQANPDTEAVKEVMTQEIILDPSLSEDKIQESEAEIEDKSGKEKECRTECVEDLKPKVEGQTVQCSEETTGDTAGEKNIPFEGEAQNVVQQEEGKSKEESAVDVSVTTENKVDTETLKETEKELELAYHHGGGFASQEGANNSLAQKAEQDENISEQVKLEGQTEGRLEDDGDAYDFDEESKQTLESDEKCDGEKADTQKGEGDVANGAVGKTARTDKIETEDALTEDDSLQHKKGDEPEETGCLQVEASWKTDEKTDVTEDEMKASDERLSDENALEQDLESAGNNRDESKEDLQAGKRNKGKSRDDCTIS